The region GGTAGCTTCCGGCTGTGTACATACTACACATGGTATTTGTTCGTCTTTTGCAGAAAAGAACAAGCTGGAAATGACTGGTTAAATTAAACCTACATCTGAGGAATACTTTCCATGGGACCGTTCTGCCGAATGTAAGCTCCGGACGTACCCAATTGTGTTCTTAAACCAATGACAGTGACACAATTGTATCGCCTGCCCTTTTCAAAGCATATGCCAAGAAAACACTTTTTCTGCTAAACATTTAGCTATTaactcttttttatatattttttgcaggtATTATTGGTTTCGACTTGTTATGCTAATTTTACTTTATTGCCAATTTTTTTGCCTTTTCATTGTGTTGGGCTGCAAAGTGTCAATTTTCTTCTTAAATTGATAACATTGTAAAAAAATAGAATCACTTTCAGGGTAGGGTCACAAGACCATATTCACAACATCTGATAAAAATGGTCCAACTATTCTGATCAGAATCCGATGAGAGTATGATCAGAGTGGGAACAACAGCTTTCCTCGGACGTGGAGAGGGGGAAAAAATTCTCcaacttctccattctgtcagtccattaaAATCGTGAAAATCGGACTACATTCGAATGTCATCCCATGTCTCCTGTGTTCCAGGACCTGGGCATGCCAAGCAGGTCTCCTGGCAGCGCTTGGGGCATGCTCGCAATCGGCGCTTCTTTAAGGGGCAGCTGCCTGGGCAACTTCAGAGTTTAGTTTATATTGAAGCTGCTAAGTCCGTTGTAAAGTCCCAGTTCTCGCAACCTGACCTGCTTCTGTGTACCAGAACTTGTGTAGTAATCCAAGCGCGTCCTATACCAGTACCAGTGGCTGTATCGTCTTGTAGTCCAGAAGCTACACTATCTGAACCAGTACCAGTGGCCGTCCTTTCTTGTTATCCTGATACCATACTATCTGATCCAGCAACTGTACCCTGTCCTGCTTGGGACTCCGAATGTGAACCAGCATCCTTGACCCCAGGGGTCAGCTGCTACAGTACCGGACGCTGCCCTGGAGTGATACATGGtgactacctgcagctcaagcctgacctcaccatcagatggTCCAGTGAAACCCAGGAAACTACTTAGTTACACCCCCCCAGCCTAAGCTCGGCCCGTGGCACAGTGGGTGCACGATCCACCAACGTGGCACCAGTCTTGTGGATGAGATTTTATTAAATTTCATGTGCACATTTCAGAGAAATTTTGCATCAGTTACATTGGAGATTCCATTCATTTGCAGTAAACTGTCATTGTTTCCCCAGCAAAATCCTCAACAAAATACTTGAAACTTTGTTTCTGGATAGGAAATTTCTGGCAATTGGATCGGTAACTCACAACCAACACTGAGATCCTGGATTACACTGGTTAATTTAATAATTCCATGTGAAAAAGCAGtctatcaaaatagaggatgtccgttCAAGTTTACTAGAATTTGGGATTTTTGGAATCCTTcatttcttaaggtaccgttacactaaacgacttaccaacgatcacgaccagcgatacaacctggcagtgatcgttggtaagtcattctgtggttgctggggagctgtcacacagacagctctctccagcgaccaatgatcaggggaacgacttcggcatcgttgaaactgtcttcaacgatgccgaagtccccctgcagcacccgggtaaccagggtaaacatcgggttactaagtgcagggccgcgcttagtaacccgatatttaccctggttaccattgtaaaagtaaaaaaaaacagcacatactcacattctgatgtctgtcacgtcccccggcgtccacagggttacgcgctgctgctcagagcttcctgcactgaatgtgtcagcgccggcagtaaagcagagcacagcggtgacacgggaggacctggccaatgacctgaagagagctgggaccacagcctcaaacattaccgttagtctaTCAAGCATGAAAGGGATTAGTGGACGGTTTCCGTGCTTGCCGATAGTTATTGAGACATATATCCCAGTAAGGTAAAACAAaatagtggtttattcaacgcgtttcgaagtccaaatgactccttcatcaggaaagaccACAAATATACAGAGACAGCAGAGGTATCGCTTAAATAGCTTGAAACTTTCAAATGTGGGCGTGAAAAACTGAACCACATGATAAGGTGTCAGAGTTCAGTCAGGTATCACATGGGATAGCACATGACATACAAACGAAAAAATGAATTGTGATACAAGTTGTTTTTAATGTAACCAATATAAGTATCTATTTGATAATACAACACAAGATGGCTGTCAGTCTTTCACGATctgtggctccatgcaagatctcgccttgtggggtaaggatgattctgacaaaggtcatgaatcagcccagaactacaccggAGGACCTGGTCAAGGACCTGAACagtgctgggaccacagtctcaaacattaccattagtagcaCACTACGCCCTCATGGTCTAAAATACTGCagggcccacaaggtccccctgttcACAACAGCACATATTCAGGCCCTTTTTaacttcaccaatgaccatctggatcatccagaggaggcatgagagaaggtcatatggtcaggtgagatcaaaatagaactttttggcatcaactcgactgtccgtgtttggaggaagaaggaggatGAGTACAACCCGAAGAACACcgttccaaccatgaagcatggtgggggaaacatcatactttaggggtgcttttctgcaaaggggacaggacaactgcaccatattgaagggaggatggatggggtcatgtaccgcaagattttggccaacaacctccttccctcagtaagagcattaaagGTGGGTCGTGgctggtcttccagcatgacaatgaccggaaacacacagccagggcaactaaaaagtggctccgtaagaagcatatcatggtcctggagtggcctagccagtctccagacctgaacccaatagaaaatctttggaggaaaacggaactcaatgttgcccagcgacagccccgaaatctgtaagatctggagaagatctgtatggaggagtgggctgaAATccatgctgcagtgtgtgcaaacttagtcaagaactgcatgaaatgtctgacctctgtgacTGCAAACCAAGGTTTCTATAacaattaagttctgtttttctattgtatcaaatacttttttcatgcaataaaTTGCAAATTAATtacactgtgtttcaaattattatgcaaattggatttaagtgtgataaagatttaattgttttgtttttcaaataaactcgtggatggtattgtgtctcagggctcaatggatcactgaaatcaatcttagacatgggataattagttttccatgtgattctaattaaaggaaaactacttaaaaatgatgttccacattattaagcaggtcacagttttcaagtaacatgggaaagaaaaaggatctctctgctgctgaaaagcatcaaatagtgcaatgccttggtgaagggatgaaaacattagaaatttcttgaaaacttaagcgtgatcatcgtactgttaagagatttgtggctgtaccagagcacagatgtgtttgtgctgataaaggcataatgaggaagatttctgccaggcaagttcatcggattaagagagtagctgctaaaaagccattaaaaagcagcaaacagatatttgaagctgctagtgcctctggagtccctcgaatctcaaggtgtaaaggtaccttcacacgaagcgacgctgcagcgatagcgacaacgatgtcgatcgctgcagcgtcgctgtttggtcgctggagagctgtcacacagaccgctctccagcgatcaactatgccgaggtcccctggtaaccagggtaaacatcgggtaactaagcgcagggccgcgcttagtaacccgatgtttaccctggttaccagcgtaaaatctaaaaaaaacaaacagcacatacttacattcacgtccccctgcgtccacttcctgactgactgagcgccgtacagtgagagcagagcggtgacgtcaccgctgtgctgctttcactttcactttgcggcgctgagtcagaggaggaagcagactgcaggggacgcaatgtgagtatgtgctgtttgttttttttacattttacgctagtaaccagggtaaacatcgggtaactaagcgcggccctgcgcttagtaacccgatgtttaccctggttaccagtgtaaaatatcgctggtatcgttgcttttgctttcaaacacaacgatacacagcgatcggacgaccaaataaagttctggactttattcagcgaccagcgacatcacagcaggatcctgatcgctgctgcgtgtcaaacgaaacgatatcgctagcgaggacgctgcaatgtcacggattgctagcgatatcgttataatgtcgtttcgtgtgaaggtacctttagatccttcaaaggcttgctgtggtgcataaacctactattcggccacccctaaacagtgttcacaagcagaaatggttgcattgggcccacacatacatgaagactaatttccaaacattcttgtttactgataggtgttgagcaaccctggatggtccaaatagatggagtagtggatggttggtgtatggccaccatgtcccaacaaggctgcaacaacagcaaggaggtggaggagtcatgttttgggccggaatcatggagaaaatgctggtagggccctttaaggttcctgaaggtgtgaaaatgacctctgcaaagtatatagagtttctgactgacaactttcctccatggtataaaaagcagaaatgtgccttcaggagcaaaatcatcttcatgcatgacaatgcaccatctcatgctgcaaagaaaacctatgagtcattggctgctatgggcataaaaggagataaactcatggtgtggccaccatcttcccctgacctcaacccagctctcctgccacagaggcctgccagctataacctgccacagaggcctgccagctctcctgcaacagaggcctgccagctacctgccacagagcccagccagctctcctgccacagaggcctgccagctctcctgccacagaggcctgccagctctcctgccacagagcccagccagctctcctgccacagaggcctgccagctctcctgccacagaggcctgccagctctcctgccacagaggcctgccagctataacttgCCACAGAGGcccgccagctctcctgccacagaggcctgccagctataacctgccacagaggcctgccagctctcctgccacagaggcctgccagctataacctgccacaaaggcctgccagctataacctgccacagagcccagccagctctcctgccacagaggcctgccagctacctgccacagaggcctgccagctacctgccacagagcccagacagctctcctgccacagaggcctgccagctacctgccacagaggcctgccagctacctgccagaggcctgccagctataacctgccacagagcccagccagccaagccgtaccagagcagacatgtcttcttctgggagccctcctccccATCGGCAGCGCAGTGAGGtaaatatgtttttaacatgaTTTTGCTCTCTTGCTCCCTCGctgtcttgtgtgtgtgtgtgtgagaatgtatgtctgtgtgtgtatttgtgtatgtatgtgtatattaatgtattttgtcattttgcatctttgtaggaagctgctgaagctgctgccatagtccaagaggtgctccctgaagaagagggaaggggtggagaaagacatggagagggttcacaattggtatgtttctttcatgtattgcggaaccacaacctaacactacacacaacacataacactagatacttacagatagaacataacacatacaaactgatacattcagacatcacacaacacataaaaaacttatcattatagatatcacatggcacacaacacatagaaagacTACCTACAAGCAcaacatttttatgttatttttcttctagagtttgGATTCTGGTGCTCAGTCGagaggtccttccagtggctcccagggtcgttggcgtgagagtcgtggcggccgtcgtcgtgtaagatttttttatttatttatttttatttttttttaggttttctatgtttacaattgtgttaatttattttacccttttttataacaggtttcacagtgtgctcctgattctgacggtgaggaggtcggccttgatattgacctcctcatcgatcttgtccgagacagggagccgctgtggaacatgggtgaccgccgccatgcagatatcacagtgacccgtcgactctgggagcaaatctgccaaGAACTTATATCGagatgggaggaccttgatgttcaggcccagaatcaagaacgtaagtatccacagttcagttttgttgatgcattctaagtattgtttctaaccaagttgtgtttctccttttttaacaggtgagaggattgtgaaaaggtggaggtcgatcagggatcgctttaagaagaagttcaacaaagagatgcgggccccgagtggatctggaggacgcaggagcaaatacaagtatgcccgagccctgtcgttcctcaggtcaacgatggtgacacgaaggtaaatattgcccaccacatgcactaacaaatgtctaaacctcttttgctctttcagctAGGGCCATGCTatgacagtatattaattgtttgtttttctcttttgttccacagcaccgtcgggagcactcgggagcctgcagcacagttgaacccttctgcggcgatccctcatgaggccgccaccgagggacactatgacagtgaggaaccctctgcaccttcccactctgcaccttcccactctgcagctTCCCACTCTGCAGcttcccacacatcggatccctctgtcccatccacgagcgctggagcatcctggccggtttcattgcatgtatctgctggtgaggatatatcgtttcctgtaccccacccctctgctgcagccacctctagtacacctgtagcattggggcgccttcggcagaggggtcaggtacagagttatgcgcccgagttcttacacctgaacgcatcattccagaactgtctgaaagttttgtccaagcaaatggctgcaggttttaattttataaataaaagtatactcgagatgcatacacttctgttaacgatgctttcagaggcaagacagtcaccgaacaataCTTTTTCCCAGTCGGTGCTTGAGCAAATGGATGGAGAcgctatctgcttctcagcagatgcaagtaatggaatcctgccagtctactctagcgctcattgcctcaagagcagagactcttgccacccatgctgcaactgccccccttcctccactgtccatcactacagccactaccatcctcctgacccgtacgaCCAACCTGCCCGTGCCAcatcccaccaacctcaccatcacccacatcatgCCCGTGCCCCGTTCCACCAGccacaacacttccagcgttcccgtgccccttcccacaagCCACACTACCAGCgtcccgcccgtgccccttcccaccaatatgatgatcctgacccataccacttcccatccacttcatccgcgcctcctctccctggccactaccaccagcctgtttcacctccttcccaaccctcttctccacccatcactgcttctgcctcccaatcctcccaaaacatcacctacacccctccatcctaccaaattcctaaccccaatcccactttcttgcCCACCCGGTCAATtgccttctccactccttcaccactacctattgatccttccccaccaccaacacattcctgtctccacactcccactgttgaagtgtccctatccgacagcccctccaacactatctccaccccgacttaTTCCACTCTGTAGTTTGTTTTGTATGctgcaaaatttatttatttatttttgtttccaaATAAAAGTTGGGTTTGGatattgtaaaaaaatgttttttataaaactttgttgtttacagctatcttgtatttattctttataaggtatagattaacacactttggttaaacaaggtttattggtcagaggtaaaatactttgggtacaaacccaaacagatgcacatcttgggtcggtaaaaccaaacaggtacacatcttgggtcggtaaaaccaaacaggtacacatcttgggtaaaaggtaaaaccaaacaggtacacatcttgggtaaaatgtaaaaccaaacaggtacacatcttgggtaaaaggtaaaaccaaacaggtacacatcttgggtaaaaggtgaaaaagttactaggttcaagacaaattgtttaaactctctcatcctgccagtgtattcttccttcgggtgaaataaaatattctgcaaagtgatcccgtattctcgaaacagtggcagaacttctatacgtttggttgctataatcagccaaggtggtttctgcagagtggtcctcaatggaaagctgttccttggatataacataattgtgtaggacaacacacgctttcactacctcatccacagtgtctgtcttcaagttaatggatgtcaggagaactctccatttggcggttaagatcccaaacgcacactccaccattctccgtgcacatgtgagtcggtagttgaaaattcttttagtattgtttaaaccacggctggagtagggtttcaaaagatgttctgaaagctgaaaagcttAATCTCCAACagaaacaaaaggcattggtggctcagaggtttgaggcagtggtctagggggggggggggggggggcgggaattgaaaggtttgtccatacaaatgccgtcccatagaagacagtttgaaaacttgagaatcattagagcggccatatgccccaatatccaccgctacaaatttgtaatccacATCGGTGATggccatcagcacgatggaaaagtactttttatagttgaaaaactgagatccagaaccagccggattcacgatacggatgtgtttcccatccaccgcgcccaagcaattgggaaactgacacacttcctggaatctgtcagcaacttccaaccatgtctgcattgtgggatgtggaatgaattagtcgtgcagagagtcccacacagcacggcaagtgtgcctcactattccagatatggttgaaatgcccagtctgaactgaaaatgtagtgaagacagggattcaccagttgctaggaatctgtgaacaaaagcaaggcagaaattactgcaaattcaaaatatcaatcaaTGAAAGTGCACTACAAGAGTAGatccaaaaagaatgcttaccgaagagtgaccatcagacgctcagccggtgtaatggagaatctgcaataagtatcactccttcttattagatgttcaactcgctccaccaatacatcaaagttctcagctttcatccgcacatagctgaaaaacttgtcagggtctcctcgtagctccatgtataaagtagaaaagactccccgcgtcattctctgtgccatgatggggtggatccacaaacggcgtcggcgcagacgcatgacacgctgtctctctcgctccttctcaataacaattgctttcaatcgattcgcctccacgatgaaatccacgttgttctgcagaatcttcgcaataatgccgtccatcttgctctgtatcttgctcctctccaacctgtcacagatgggctgtaggaacactgtatatatagttttcagcggGACAATCACCTTTTTAGCCTTTCAGGGGGCGTTTCTAGAatccggatccgtcaaaaaccggatggaaaaccggacgaaacggatgACAACCTGATGAAACGGATCCGGTTTCTCGCCGGATCCAGACACCTGATCCGGCTGAAAAACGGATCCGTCTCATCCGTTTTTTACAAAATAAGCCTGATCCGGCACTGCGGCACGACACCGGAACCGGCATgcggcaaaaaacctgatgtgtgaaagcagccttataggtgggttaaacttgcaaaatcgggactgtataaaatacttattttcccaattGTAGCAACCAActtctgttttattttattttttttaatgatccTTTATTTGCCACGTATATATTCACACCtgtgagtgtggttttttttaGCGCAGTACTATGATCTTTCTTTCAATGCTTGTATATTAAGCACACACAGTCTTGTTTTGGAGCTGCAAGTATCGGAGACGAGGGAAAAGGCCTTTCCAAGCCTATAACATGATGGTGTATTAATCATGGAGAGGGACCTGTGCTCTAGACTTGCTTTGTGTGTGATGTGGATGTAAGAAGAGGCTTGTGTGCACGCTCTGTGTATTACCTTGTCCTCTCTTGAAGGAAACTGGTTTACTGAATTCTGAGGGGACTTggtgacattaatggctgtgttttATGCAGCCCCAGTTATTATGAAGTGCATCCCAGATCATAAAATGCAAGTACAGAGCAGGCGGCCAGTGGGGTTTCTCTCCCTTGAAGATAATAGCAGTCAACATGAAAAGAAAAGGGCAGAGGTTATATTACCGCTATCTGATTGGTTGCTGATGTTCCGCAATGACATTTCTACACTTTGATCAGAAACTCTAAATAATCCAT is a window of Ranitomeya variabilis isolate aRanVar5 chromosome 2, aRanVar5.hap1, whole genome shotgun sequence DNA encoding:
- the LOC143809756 gene encoding uncharacterized protein LOC143809756; its protein translation is MDGIIAKILQNNVDFIVEANRLKAIVIEKERERQRVMRLRRRRLWIHPIMAQRMTRGVFSTLYMELRGDPDKFFSYVRMKAENFDVLVERVEHLIRRSDTYCRFSITPAERLMVTLRFLATGESLSSLHFQFRLGISTISGIVRHTCRAVWDSLHD